In Halobaculum rubrum, the following are encoded in one genomic region:
- a CDS encoding saccharopine dehydrogenase family protein: MPDREYDVVLWGATGFTGRLVAEYLADSYGASDLDWALAGRSEERLAGVRDELAARDDALASLDLLTGDALDRESLDRIAARTAVVCTTVGPYAKYGSDLVAACVEHGTNYCDLSGEVHWMRRTIDEHHERARETGARIVHGCGFDSVPSDLGTLLLQTHADEEFGTSCDEVRGLVSIRGGAFSGGTIASMVELYEAAAEDREVRRLLADPRALDPPESRDAPAERPQRGVHYDRDADAWTAPFVMARINEPVVSRSNALLGYAWGHTFRYGEALGTGDGVGGLARAVALAAGQGLLAGALSVGPIREALDRHVLPDPGDGPDAETIEGSSFEVRLRGTGASDGHPGGFAVEATVRGDRDPGYGSTCRMLGESAVCLARGEVDSPHDGGVLTPASGIGLPLIDRLEGTGVSFEVETVEDGD; the protein is encoded by the coding sequence ATGCCAGACCGCGAGTACGACGTCGTCCTCTGGGGCGCCACCGGGTTCACCGGCCGGCTCGTCGCCGAGTACCTCGCCGACAGCTACGGCGCGAGCGACCTCGACTGGGCGCTGGCCGGGCGCAGCGAGGAGCGACTCGCCGGCGTCCGCGACGAGTTGGCCGCCCGCGACGACGCCCTCGCCTCGCTCGACCTCCTCACGGGCGACGCGTTGGACCGCGAGAGCCTCGATCGGATCGCGGCACGCACCGCAGTGGTCTGCACGACCGTCGGTCCCTACGCGAAATACGGCTCCGACCTCGTCGCCGCCTGCGTCGAACACGGGACGAACTACTGCGACCTCTCGGGCGAAGTCCACTGGATGCGCCGGACGATCGACGAACACCACGAGCGTGCTCGCGAGACCGGCGCGCGGATCGTCCACGGCTGTGGCTTCGACTCGGTGCCGAGCGACCTCGGCACGCTGTTGCTCCAGACGCACGCAGACGAGGAGTTCGGGACCTCCTGCGACGAGGTGCGCGGGTTGGTCTCGATCCGCGGCGGCGCCTTCAGCGGCGGCACGATCGCGAGCATGGTCGAACTGTACGAGGCCGCGGCCGAGGACCGCGAGGTCCGTCGCCTCCTCGCCGACCCGCGTGCGCTCGACCCGCCGGAGAGCCGCGACGCACCGGCCGAGCGGCCACAGCGCGGGGTACACTACGACCGCGACGCCGACGCGTGGACCGCGCCGTTCGTCATGGCCCGGATCAACGAGCCGGTCGTCAGTCGCTCGAACGCGCTCCTCGGGTACGCCTGGGGGCACACCTTCCGCTACGGCGAGGCGCTCGGGACGGGAGACGGCGTCGGCGGCCTCGCCCGTGCCGTCGCGCTCGCCGCCGGACAGGGACTGCTCGCGGGCGCCCTCTCGGTCGGCCCGATTCGCGAGGCGCTCGACCGCCACGTCCTGCCCGACCCCGGCGACGGCCCCGATGCGGAGACGATCGAGGGAAGTTCCTTCGAGGTCCGCCTCCGAGGGACGGGCGCCTCCGACGGTCATCCCGGCGGCTTCGCCGTCGAGGCAACCGTCCGCGGCGACCGCGATCCCGGATACGGCTCGACGTGCCGGATGCTCGGCGAGTCGGCGGTGTGTCTCGCCAGAGGCGAGGTCGACTCCCCCCATGACGGCGGCGTGCTCACCCCGGCCTCGGGGATCGGCCTGCCGTTGATCGACCGGCTGGAGGGAACCGGCGTGTCGTTCGAGGTTGAGACGGTCGAGGACGGCGACTGA
- the nth gene encoding endonuclease III: MGTPLDSREAQVVEVLDRLYEEYPDTDISLNFSTELELLVAVVLSAQCTDERVNEVCVDLFEKYRTPEDYAGASEEELAEDIYGITFHNNKAGYLKGIGEILVAEHDGEVPDTMSELTDLPGVGRKTANVVLQHAHDVTEGIVVDTHVRRISRRLGITEEERPEAIETALVDIVPEPDWRMLTHLLISHGRATCTARSPDCDDCVLADICPSERADADVDLASGEPW; encoded by the coding sequence ATGGGAACGCCGCTGGATTCGCGCGAGGCGCAGGTCGTCGAGGTGCTCGATCGGCTCTACGAGGAGTACCCCGACACGGACATCTCGCTGAACTTCTCGACGGAGCTGGAGCTGCTCGTCGCGGTCGTCCTCTCGGCACAGTGCACCGACGAGCGGGTGAACGAGGTCTGTGTGGACCTGTTCGAGAAATATCGCACCCCGGAGGACTACGCCGGTGCGAGCGAGGAGGAGCTCGCGGAGGACATCTACGGGATCACCTTCCACAACAACAAGGCCGGCTACCTGAAGGGGATCGGCGAGATCCTCGTCGCTGAGCACGACGGCGAGGTCCCCGACACGATGAGCGAGCTGACCGACCTCCCCGGCGTCGGTCGGAAGACGGCGAACGTCGTCCTCCAGCACGCGCACGACGTGACCGAGGGGATCGTCGTCGACACACACGTCCGGCGCATCTCGCGGCGCCTCGGGATCACCGAGGAGGAGCGTCCCGAAGCGATCGAGACGGCCCTCGTCGATATCGTTCCCGAACCGGACTGGCGGATGCTCACCCACCTGCTCATCAGCCACGGGCGGGCGACCTGCACGGCCAGAAGTCCCGACTGCGACGACTGCGTGCTCGCGGATATCTGCCCGTCCGAACGGGCCGACGCCGACGTCGACCTCGCCAGCGGCGAGCCGTGGTGA
- a CDS encoding redoxin domain-containing protein: protein MSRSTELSLDFSLPGTEGDEISEYRLSDHTAGGAAVLVFYPFDFSPVCTAEICGFRDAEWLSFTENVDVLGISRDSCYAHKRFIEEYNLSFPLLSDTQGEVIEQFDVMYDEWDYHRDVPKRALVTLDESHDICYKWQTEDAYETPDMDELEQSVLSLLDGAAR, encoded by the coding sequence ATGAGCAGATCTACCGAGTTAAGCCTCGATTTCTCGTTGCCGGGCACGGAGGGCGACGAGATCAGCGAGTACCGGTTGAGCGACCACACGGCCGGCGGGGCGGCGGTGCTCGTGTTCTATCCGTTCGATTTCAGTCCCGTCTGTACCGCGGAGATCTGCGGATTTCGCGACGCCGAGTGGCTCTCCTTCACTGAGAACGTCGACGTACTCGGCATCTCCCGGGACTCGTGTTACGCTCACAAGCGGTTCATTGAGGAGTACAACCTCTCTTTTCCGCTCCTGAGTGACACTCAGGGGGAGGTAATCGAGCAGTTCGACGTGATGTACGACGAGTGGGACTACCACCGGGACGTTCCGAAACGAGCGCTCGTAACGCTCGACGAGTCCCACGACATCTGCTACAAGTGGCAGACGGAAGACGCGTACGAGACGCCCGACATGGACGAACTCGAACAGAGCGTGCTCTCGCTTCTCGACGGAGCCGCCCGGTGA
- the sufB gene encoding Fe-S cluster assembly protein SufB, with amino-acid sequence MSSEQNHLKETDTEDRFDFKKEEKSAFAAEKGLTEETIHAISEDKDEPEWMLERRLRALEQFQEMPMPTDWPGQPDLSEVDVDEIVPYIRPDVDVRAGVDDWTELPDEIKDTFDKLGIPEAEKNALSGVGAQYESEVVYQNMQERWEEKGVIFCNMDEAVQEHEELVREHFMTKCVPPSDNKFAALHGAIWSGGSFVYIPENTTVDMPVQAYFRMNSEGMGQFEHTLIIAEENSEVHYIEGCSAPKYSKFNLHCGGVEVFVDEDAHVQYSTVQNWSKNTYNLNTKRAIAEKGGRMEWISGSMGSKATMLYPSTILKGRGASDNHITIAFAGEGQNIDTGAKVYHNAPDTKSTIESKSISKDGGRTNYRGLVHIADGAENSSTAVECDALMFDNESTSDTMPYMEINESKVDVAHEATVGKIGDEDVFYLQSRGLDDDDAKQMIVSGFIEPITEELPIEYAVELNRLVELEMEGSLG; translated from the coding sequence ATGAGTTCAGAACAGAACCACCTGAAGGAGACCGACACTGAGGACCGCTTCGACTTCAAGAAGGAGGAGAAGTCGGCGTTCGCGGCGGAGAAGGGACTCACCGAGGAGACGATCCACGCGATCTCCGAGGACAAGGACGAGCCCGAGTGGATGCTGGAGCGGCGCCTTCGCGCTCTCGAGCAGTTCCAGGAGATGCCGATGCCGACCGACTGGCCGGGTCAGCCGGACCTGAGCGAGGTCGACGTCGACGAGATCGTCCCGTACATCCGCCCCGACGTGGACGTCCGCGCGGGCGTCGACGACTGGACGGAGCTCCCCGACGAGATCAAAGACACCTTCGACAAGCTGGGCATCCCCGAAGCCGAGAAGAACGCGCTTTCGGGCGTCGGCGCGCAGTACGAGTCGGAGGTCGTCTACCAGAACATGCAGGAGCGTTGGGAGGAGAAGGGCGTCATCTTCTGTAACATGGACGAGGCCGTCCAAGAGCACGAGGAGCTCGTCCGCGAGCACTTCATGACGAAGTGCGTCCCGCCGAGCGACAACAAGTTCGCGGCGCTTCACGGCGCGATCTGGTCGGGCGGCTCGTTCGTGTACATCCCCGAGAACACCACTGTGGACATGCCGGTGCAGGCGTACTTCCGGATGAACTCCGAGGGGATGGGTCAGTTCGAGCACACGCTCATCATCGCCGAGGAGAACTCCGAAGTCCACTACATCGAGGGCTGTTCCGCCCCGAAGTACTCGAAGTTCAATCTGCATTGCGGCGGCGTCGAGGTCTTCGTGGACGAGGACGCGCACGTTCAGTACTCGACGGTGCAGAACTGGTCGAAGAACACGTACAACCTGAACACGAAGCGCGCTATCGCCGAGAAAGGCGGGCGCATGGAGTGGATCTCGGGGTCGATGGGGTCGAAGGCGACGATGCTGTACCCCTCGACGATCCTGAAGGGGCGCGGCGCCTCCGACAACCACATCACCATCGCATTCGCCGGCGAGGGCCAGAACATCGACACCGGCGCGAAGGTGTACCACAACGCGCCGGACACGAAGTCGACCATCGAGTCGAAGTCGATCTCGAAGGACGGCGGCCGCACCAACTACCGCGGCCTCGTCCACATCGCCGACGGCGCCGAGAACTCCTCGACGGCCGTCGAGTGTGACGCGCTGATGTTCGACAACGAGTCGACCTCCGACACCATGCCGTACATGGAGATCAACGAGTCGAAGGTCGACGTGGCTCACGAGGCGACCGTCGGGAAGATCGGCGACGAGGACGTGTTCTACCTGCAGTCGCGCGGCCTCGACGACGACGACGCCAAGCAGATGATCGTCTCGGGCTTCATCGAGCCGATCACGGAGGAACTGCCCATCGAGTACGCCGTCGAGCTCAACCGGCTCGTCGAACTGGAGATGGAGGGCTCGCTCGGGTAA
- a CDS encoding ferritin-like domain-containing protein has translation MSVGQRVTSDHQLARLLQIGVVLEEVVEARSTQHHREMVGDGDAEIEALLRHAAEESADHRDRLEALIGELDAESVSYEEIEALVEAQYGKTKPEDFDGVLYDQLCNEETAYKFYDDLIEAIEGSDSSFSVDRDRVLDTLRGIRAEEEAGVEEVTEIMERR, from the coding sequence GTGAGCGTGGGACAGCGGGTCACCTCCGATCACCAGCTCGCCCGGCTCCTCCAGATCGGCGTGGTGCTCGAGGAGGTCGTGGAGGCGCGGTCGACCCAGCACCACCGTGAGATGGTCGGCGACGGCGACGCCGAGATCGAGGCGTTGTTGCGGCACGCGGCCGAGGAGTCGGCCGACCACCGCGACCGGCTCGAGGCGCTCATCGGCGAACTCGACGCCGAGTCCGTCTCCTACGAGGAGATCGAGGCGCTCGTCGAGGCGCAGTACGGGAAGACGAAGCCGGAGGACTTCGACGGCGTGCTGTACGACCAGCTGTGTAACGAGGAGACGGCCTACAAGTTCTACGACGACCTCATCGAGGCGATCGAGGGGAGCGACTCGTCGTTCTCCGTCGACCGCGACCGGGTGCTCGACACGCTCCGGGGGATCCGCGCGGAGGAGGAAGCGGGCGTCGAGGAGGTAACGGAGATCATGGAGCGGCGATAA
- a CDS encoding metal-dependent transcriptional regulator produces the protein MNTADQYLKAIYLVQEMEDGPASTGAVADALDVSPASANEMIGKLEGRGLAEHEKYKGVSLTDEGIVRAREALSNYCIIERFLANVLEVEEFRAEARSLEAVIDDTVAERLDTIIDRSSECPDCFDAETDACKYLAEVESENPAD, from the coding sequence ATGAACACGGCAGATCAGTACCTGAAAGCCATCTATCTCGTCCAGGAGATGGAGGACGGCCCCGCCTCGACGGGCGCGGTCGCGGACGCGCTCGACGTGAGCCCCGCCTCCGCCAACGAGATGATCGGCAAACTCGAGGGGCGCGGCCTCGCCGAACACGAGAAGTACAAGGGCGTCTCGCTCACCGACGAGGGGATCGTCCGGGCCCGCGAGGCGCTGTCGAACTACTGCATCATCGAGCGGTTCCTCGCGAACGTCCTCGAGGTCGAGGAGTTCCGCGCGGAGGCGCGCTCGCTGGAGGCGGTCATCGACGACACCGTCGCCGAGCGCCTCGACACAATCATCGACCGCTCCTCGGAGTGTCCCGACTGCTTCGACGCCGAGACGGACGCCTGCAAGTACCTCGCGGAAGTCGAGTCGGAGAACCCGGCCGACTGA
- a CDS encoding DUF7319 domain-containing protein, producing MTDASDEPTGARAVDSGSADDGAADDSIEALRAEVEEKYDFDDFGPADMAEMTAEEWNAAFDPDAWITGRNLLDRVERDLRNQIASREVFAVLDRRTDPPSVVAYSDEGWAVVYEDGSVEGEGTVLRDVKPTVALCSMDSYEVRDPPEAYELPTPEEVEGGTGEFGNLMIQAVAAMQILGGLGLFVAWLFLGVETIVAPVMGGFFLILGVLLFGLVANARLSDRFRAEEYRDRLRAAGITDPGEDAEFVPFEEVAEEALAAARGEGSRSLDTSVSPGDDAGESVGASADPSGPETDG from the coding sequence ATGACCGACGCCTCGGACGAGCCGACGGGTGCGCGCGCCGTCGATTCCGGATCGGCGGACGACGGGGCCGCCGACGATTCCATCGAGGCGCTTCGCGCCGAAGTCGAGGAGAAGTACGACTTCGACGACTTCGGCCCGGCCGACATGGCCGAGATGACCGCCGAGGAGTGGAACGCGGCGTTCGACCCGGACGCGTGGATCACGGGGCGGAATCTGCTCGACCGCGTCGAACGGGACCTGCGAAACCAGATCGCGTCCCGGGAGGTGTTCGCGGTGCTCGACCGGCGTACCGACCCGCCGTCGGTGGTGGCCTACTCCGACGAGGGATGGGCGGTCGTCTACGAGGACGGCAGCGTCGAGGGGGAGGGGACGGTGCTCAGGGACGTGAAACCGACCGTGGCGCTGTGTTCGATGGACTCCTACGAGGTCCGCGACCCGCCCGAGGCGTACGAGCTTCCGACGCCCGAGGAGGTCGAGGGAGGGACCGGCGAGTTCGGGAACCTGATGATCCAGGCGGTCGCGGCGATGCAGATCCTCGGCGGACTGGGGCTGTTCGTCGCGTGGCTGTTCCTGGGCGTCGAGACGATCGTCGCGCCCGTCATGGGCGGGTTCTTCCTCATCTTGGGAGTGCTGTTGTTCGGGTTGGTCGCGAACGCCAGGCTGTCCGACCGGTTCCGCGCCGAGGAGTACCGGGACCGACTCCGCGCGGCCGGTATCACCGACCCGGGCGAGGACGCCGAGTTCGTTCCGTTCGAGGAGGTCGCCGAGGAGGCGCTCGCGGCCGCCCGTGGCGAGGGATCCCGGTCCCTCGACACGAGCGTGTCACCCGGGGACGACGCCGGGGAGTCCGTCGGCGCGTCCGCAGACCCGAGCGGCCCCGAAACCGACGGATAG
- a CDS encoding ABC transporter ATP-binding protein: MATLELENLQAEVAETGEEILRGVDLVVNNGEIHALMGPNGSGKSTTAKVIAGHPAYEVSGGSVTLTLSEADVEDIDAELDEDDLTWELLDLEPNERAALGIFLGFQYPAEIEGVTMVNFLRQALNAKLDEREELFEEEADEEADADAEDDSGYDTSPMEGPTDDGDVGVAEFQQLLKEKMELLDMDEKFAERYLNAGFSGGEKKQNEVLQAAILEPSIAVLDEIDSGLDIDRLQDVSKGINALRDEQDTGILQITHYQRILDYVEPDHVHVMIDGKIAKSGGAELAEELEDKGYDWVREEVYEAA, from the coding sequence ATGGCCACACTCGAACTCGAAAATCTCCAGGCGGAGGTCGCAGAGACGGGCGAAGAGATCCTCCGGGGCGTCGACCTCGTAGTGAACAACGGCGAGATCCACGCCCTGATGGGTCCGAACGGGTCCGGAAAGTCGACGACAGCGAAGGTAATCGCGGGTCACCCGGCCTACGAGGTCTCCGGCGGGTCAGTGACGCTGACGCTCTCCGAGGCCGACGTCGAGGACATCGACGCCGAGCTCGACGAGGATGACCTCACCTGGGAGCTGCTCGATCTCGAACCCAACGAGCGCGCGGCGCTCGGCATCTTCCTCGGGTTCCAGTATCCGGCCGAGATCGAGGGCGTGACGATGGTGAACTTCCTCCGACAGGCGCTCAACGCCAAGCTCGACGAGCGCGAGGAGCTCTTCGAGGAGGAGGCCGACGAGGAGGCCGACGCCGACGCCGAGGACGACTCGGGCTACGACACCTCCCCGATGGAGGGGCCCACCGACGACGGCGACGTCGGCGTCGCCGAGTTCCAGCAGCTCCTGAAAGAGAAGATGGAGCTGCTCGACATGGACGAGAAGTTCGCCGAGCGCTACCTCAACGCCGGCTTCTCCGGCGGCGAGAAGAAGCAAAACGAGGTGCTGCAGGCCGCGATCCTCGAGCCATCGATCGCCGTGCTCGACGAGATCGACTCCGGGCTGGACATCGACCGCCTGCAGGACGTCTCGAAGGGTATCAACGCCCTCCGCGACGAGCAGGACACCGGCATCCTCCAGATCACCCACTACCAGCGCATCCTCGACTACGTCGAGCCGGATCACGTCCACGTGATGATCGACGGGAAGATCGCCAAATCCGGCGGCGCCGAGCTCGCCGAGGAACTCGAGGACAAGGGGTACGACTGGGTCCGCGAGGAAGTCTACGAGGCGGCGTAA
- the sufD gene encoding Fe-S cluster assembly protein SufD, whose product MSTQLPASISEETVRTISEERDEPDWLLRTRLEALSALDELDMPSVIETPGRRWTNLEGLDYESIVDPLDQRDETERVSAEGAKVLDFETALEEHPELLEEHFGSVTDPQTNYLTALSTALFTTGTVIYVPEGVDAEDVKVRAEMNSTSLFSHTLVVAEDNASATILERISNGSAVDGDRYFSNLVEVVTGENAYVQYGSLQDLDEDVYDFTLKRGDADRYATIDWIEGNIGSRLTRSDIETELNGDSSETKIVGAFFGHDDQHFDINARVWHNGEHTTADLVTRGVLDDEARSVYEGVQDVGRDAWDTSSYQRENTLMLSDDSEADASPKLIIHNHDTEASHSATVGQVDAEDLFYMTSRAISENTARNMLVEGFFVPVLEEVEVDELREDIDDLIVARLD is encoded by the coding sequence ATGAGCACACAGCTACCCGCAAGCATCTCCGAGGAGACGGTGAGAACCATCTCCGAGGAGCGCGACGAACCGGACTGGCTCCTTCGGACGCGCCTCGAGGCGCTGTCGGCGCTGGACGAACTGGACATGCCGAGCGTCATCGAGACGCCCGGTCGCCGCTGGACGAACCTCGAGGGCCTCGACTACGAGTCGATCGTCGACCCCCTCGACCAGCGCGACGAGACCGAGCGCGTCTCGGCGGAGGGCGCGAAGGTCCTCGACTTCGAGACCGCGCTCGAGGAGCACCCCGAGCTGCTGGAGGAGCACTTCGGCTCGGTCACCGACCCGCAGACGAACTACCTCACCGCGCTGTCGACGGCGCTGTTCACCACGGGCACGGTCATCTACGTCCCCGAGGGCGTCGACGCCGAGGACGTGAAGGTGCGCGCCGAGATGAACAGCACCTCGCTGTTCAGCCACACGCTCGTCGTCGCCGAGGACAACGCCTCCGCGACGATCCTCGAGCGGATCTCCAACGGCTCGGCCGTCGACGGAGACCGCTACTTCAGCAATCTCGTGGAGGTCGTCACGGGCGAGAACGCGTACGTCCAGTACGGCTCGCTTCAGGACCTCGACGAGGACGTGTACGACTTCACGCTGAAGCGCGGCGACGCGGACAGGTACGCCACGATCGACTGGATCGAGGGGAACATCGGCTCCCGGCTCACCCGCTCGGACATCGAGACGGAGCTGAACGGCGACTCCTCGGAGACGAAGATCGTCGGCGCCTTCTTCGGCCACGACGACCAGCACTTCGACATCAACGCCCGCGTGTGGCACAACGGCGAGCACACCACCGCGGACTTGGTGACCCGCGGCGTGCTCGACGACGAGGCGCGCTCGGTGTACGAGGGCGTGCAGGACGTCGGCCGCGACGCGTGGGACACCAGCTCCTACCAGCGCGAGAACACGCTGATGTTGAGCGACGACTCGGAGGCCGACGCCTCGCCGAAGCTCATCATCCACAACCACGACACCGAGGCGTCACACTCGGCGACGGTCGGGCAGGTGGACGCGGAGGACCTGTTCTACATGACCTCCCGCGCCATCTCGGAGAACACCGCGCGCAACATGCTCGTGGAGGGCTTCTTCGTGCCCGTCCTCGAGGAGGTCGAGGTCGACGAGCTCCGCGAGGACATCGACGACCTGATCGTCGCGCGCCTCGACTGA
- a CDS encoding DUF7321 family protein yields the protein MVSDATTATAAAAMVTASLPFYLYGAWIMVGRDQDHVTWDRLMRHLRIIVPGLVLNTIPVALWMAPRLLDQFGGVAALHAFLGLQAYALLAFGLTGIVRIFQVKRDADLYDLEDPNTSLNDLHENMAAWRGRLRIGVFGYVLFWLFAYVVGLYRYYGLYIA from the coding sequence ATGGTCTCCGATGCGACGACGGCGACGGCGGCCGCGGCGATGGTGACCGCGAGTCTGCCGTTTTACCTCTACGGGGCGTGGATCATGGTCGGACGAGACCAGGACCACGTCACCTGGGATCGACTCATGCGCCACCTTCGGATCATCGTCCCGGGGTTGGTGCTCAACACGATCCCCGTCGCCCTCTGGATGGCGCCGCGGCTGCTCGACCAGTTCGGCGGCGTCGCCGCGCTGCACGCGTTTCTCGGCCTGCAGGCGTACGCGCTGCTCGCGTTCGGGCTGACCGGCATCGTCCGGATCTTCCAGGTGAAGCGCGACGCCGACCTCTACGACCTCGAGGACCCCAACACGAGCCTCAACGACCTCCACGAGAACATGGCCGCCTGGCGCGGGCGCCTGCGGATCGGCGTGTTCGGGTACGTGCTGTTCTGGCTGTTCGCGTACGTCGTCGGACTGTACCGCTACTACGGACTGTACATCGCGTGA
- a CDS encoding MFS transporter — translation MAAPSDEQSATTTPASDRRERVALALVVYAVLLAQTLVYPGVDLLTAEFGGRGVAGPTLFLAVEFAAFALFAGPWGTLSDRLGERRRLVAVAAGGGAAGYLALAAVAGGGPSFLAALLLRGIQGAMTVGALSLAISALADRSGGNGRNMGVAGIAIGLGTATGAPLGGQLFEIGATVPLYAAAGLLGIAAAGSLAIPDRPPAPTRATGDGPTADAATDAAAGDDGSHPDHGGLTALLSGLRDRRELAVPYAFAFADRLVAGFFALVGTLYFREAFGLGPGATGLLLAAFFAPFALLQYPFGLLSDRIGRVVPIGAGSAVFGLAVIAVGFAPSVPAVAATMVVVGVLGALMAPATLALVVDLGGEDGRGAAVAGFNAAGSLGFLAGSLVGGAVAAEFGFAAAFVVAGGSEFLLAVATLPALVRLGRRSGRTAVFSGGD, via the coding sequence ATGGCAGCCCCGAGCGACGAGCAGTCGGCGACGACGACCCCGGCCAGCGACCGCCGCGAACGGGTGGCGCTCGCGCTCGTCGTGTACGCCGTGTTGCTCGCGCAGACGCTCGTGTATCCCGGCGTCGACCTGCTCACGGCCGAGTTCGGCGGACGCGGCGTCGCCGGGCCGACGCTGTTTCTCGCCGTCGAGTTCGCCGCCTTCGCGCTGTTTGCCGGCCCCTGGGGGACGCTCTCCGACCGGCTCGGCGAGCGGCGCCGGCTGGTCGCGGTCGCGGCCGGCGGCGGCGCGGCCGGCTACCTCGCGCTCGCGGCCGTCGCCGGCGGCGGACCGTCCTTCCTGGCGGCGCTGCTGCTGCGGGGGATCCAAGGTGCGATGACCGTCGGCGCGCTCTCGCTCGCGATCTCGGCGCTCGCGGACCGCTCGGGCGGCAACGGGCGGAACATGGGCGTCGCCGGCATCGCGATCGGTCTCGGGACCGCGACCGGCGCGCCGCTGGGCGGCCAGCTGTTCGAGATCGGCGCGACCGTCCCGCTGTACGCCGCCGCCGGACTGCTCGGCATCGCCGCGGCGGGGTCGCTCGCGATCCCCGATAGGCCGCCGGCTCCGACGCGAGCGACGGGGGACGGTCCGACCGCCGACGCCGCCACCGATGCCGCCGCCGGCGACGATGGCAGCCACCCCGACCACGGCGGACTGACGGCGCTGCTCTCGGGTCTGCGGGATAGACGCGAGCTCGCCGTCCCGTACGCGTTCGCGTTCGCCGACCGCCTCGTCGCCGGCTTCTTCGCGCTCGTGGGAACGCTGTACTTCCGCGAGGCGTTCGGGCTCGGACCCGGGGCGACGGGGCTGCTGCTGGCGGCGTTTTTCGCGCCGTTCGCGCTGCTGCAGTACCCGTTCGGCCTGCTCTCGGACCGGATCGGCCGGGTTGTTCCCATCGGTGCCGGGTCGGCCGTCTTCGGCCTCGCCGTGATCGCGGTCGGCTTCGCGCCGTCGGTGCCGGCGGTCGCCGCGACGATGGTCGTCGTGGGCGTGCTCGGCGCGCTGATGGCGCCGGCGACGCTCGCGCTCGTCGTCGACCTGGGGGGCGAGGACGGCCGCGGCGCCGCAGTCGCGGGGTTCAACGCCGCCGGCAGCCTTGGCTTCCTCGCGGGGTCGCTGGTCGGGGGCGCCGTCGCCGCCGAGTTCGGCTTCGCCGCCGCGTTCGTCGTCGCCGGCGGGAGCGAGTTCCTCCTCGCGGTGGCGACGCTGCCGGCGCTGGTCCGGCTGGGTCGCCGGAGCGGACGGACGGCGGTGTTCAGCGGCGGCGACTGA
- a CDS encoding HalOD1 output domain-containing protein, producing MAFAIGDGDPTELTPPLYDVIDADGIERAFFGSDTNAGTRDGTARVEFRYAEYLVNIGSDGWVHVYEPTEPDGRR from the coding sequence ATCGCGTTCGCCATCGGTGACGGCGACCCGACGGAACTGACACCCCCGCTGTACGACGTCATCGACGCCGACGGGATCGAACGGGCGTTCTTCGGGTCCGACACGAACGCGGGGACTCGGGACGGGACGGCGCGCGTCGAGTTCCGATACGCCGAGTACCTCGTCAACATCGGGAGCGACGGCTGGGTCCACGTCTACGAGCCGACCGAACCGGACGGGCGTCGGTGA